The Thermus oshimai DSM 12092 genome includes a window with the following:
- the rnr gene encoding ribonuclease R: MEETLLEFFKRTGRPHRLEEVFRRLGIPKAEAKAYLKALVRKGLLEKKGSLYYLPNRVQGPIQIHRDGYGFVRLGEKDLFIPPGYTGEAWPGDVVEARVMPPGRDGRPWGVVERVLRRARERLVGTLDFRRGYAVLIPDEPGLPELKLHPEGLHGLKRGSRIVVQVHYERRPYGEFLEYLGEGDSPETETEAVIAKYGLRAEFPEEVLKEAEAIPLAIPEAELRRREDFRALRVFTIDGVDAKDFDDAIHIEVLPDGYRIGVHIADVSHYVKEGSPLDREAFLRGTSVYLPGRVLPMLPERLSNGVCSLVPGEDRLVLSVLFHLDKDLKVKRVRFAEGVIRSVARLTYTEVEAFAEGFGLPEEHAFLAEDLRHFLHLTQRLRQRRLEEGALDFSFPEVKVEVGEGGELHLIPQQEPKARSLIEELMLLANRAVAEHLVKKGLPGLFRVHEEPLEEAYGRLRTALQRLGYTLPEEVEGKALQRVLLEAKGRPEEPVVANLVLRSLRLARYAAENLGHFGLAMAHYLHFTSPIRRYPDLVVHRVLKALLRRTLTPAKKARWLETFPQVAEHASEMERKAEAAERELTKYYMAKWAELHVGERFSGRVTGVASFGAFVSLPNGVEGLVRLEALGPFTYSEEALALLGPKGARIRLGDPMEVVIAGANPRLRQIDLLPYREEAPKKAKAGSARARRR, translated from the coding sequence ATGGAAGAAACCTTACTGGAGTTTTTCAAAAGGACGGGACGGCCCCACCGGCTGGAAGAGGTCTTCCGCCGCCTGGGGATCCCCAAGGCCGAGGCCAAGGCCTACCTCAAGGCCTTGGTGCGCAAAGGGCTTCTGGAGAAGAAGGGGAGCCTCTACTACCTTCCAAACCGCGTCCAGGGGCCCATCCAGATCCACCGGGACGGGTACGGCTTCGTGCGCCTTGGGGAGAAGGACCTCTTCATCCCCCCGGGGTACACGGGGGAGGCCTGGCCGGGGGATGTGGTGGAGGCCCGGGTCATGCCCCCTGGGCGGGACGGCCGCCCCTGGGGGGTGGTGGAACGGGTTCTTAGGCGGGCCCGGGAGCGCCTGGTGGGCACCCTGGACTTCCGAAGGGGGTACGCCGTCCTCATCCCCGACGAGCCGGGCCTGCCCGAGCTCAAGCTCCACCCCGAGGGGCTCCACGGCCTCAAGCGGGGGAGCCGCATCGTGGTCCAGGTCCACTACGAGAGAAGGCCCTACGGGGAGTTTTTGGAGTACCTGGGGGAGGGGGATAGCCCCGAGACGGAAACCGAGGCCGTCATCGCCAAGTACGGCCTCCGGGCGGAGTTCCCCGAGGAGGTCTTAAAGGAGGCGGAGGCCATTCCCCTTGCCATCCCCGAGGCGGAGCTAAGGCGGCGGGAGGACTTCCGCGCGCTCAGGGTCTTCACCATAGACGGGGTGGACGCCAAGGACTTTGACGACGCCATCCACATCGAGGTCCTTCCCGACGGCTACCGCATCGGGGTCCACATCGCCGACGTCTCCCACTACGTGAAGGAGGGAAGCCCCCTGGACCGGGAGGCCTTCCTGAGGGGGACCAGCGTCTACCTCCCGGGCCGGGTCCTCCCCATGCTCCCGGAAAGGCTTTCCAACGGGGTCTGCTCCTTGGTCCCGGGGGAGGACCGGTTGGTGCTTTCCGTCCTCTTCCACCTGGACAAGGACCTGAAGGTGAAGCGGGTGCGCTTCGCGGAAGGGGTCATCCGCAGCGTGGCCCGCCTCACCTACACCGAGGTGGAGGCCTTTGCGGAAGGCTTTGGCCTCCCTGAGGAGCACGCTTTCTTGGCGGAGGACCTAAGGCATTTCCTCCACCTCACCCAAAGGCTCCGGCAGAGGCGGCTGGAGGAGGGGGCCCTGGACTTCAGCTTCCCCGAGGTGAAGGTGGAGGTGGGGGAGGGGGGGGAGCTCCACCTCATCCCCCAGCAGGAGCCCAAGGCCCGGAGCCTCATTGAGGAGCTCATGCTCCTTGCCAACCGGGCCGTGGCCGAGCACCTGGTGAAAAAGGGGCTCCCCGGGCTCTTTCGGGTGCACGAGGAGCCCTTGGAGGAGGCCTACGGCCGCTTAAGGACCGCCCTTCAAAGGCTCGGCTACACCCTGCCGGAGGAGGTGGAGGGCAAGGCCCTCCAGCGGGTGCTCCTGGAGGCCAAGGGCCGCCCCGAGGAGCCCGTGGTGGCCAACCTGGTCCTGCGCTCCCTTAGGCTTGCCCGCTACGCCGCGGAGAACCTGGGCCACTTCGGCCTGGCCATGGCCCACTACCTGCACTTCACGAGCCCCATCCGCCGCTACCCCGATCTCGTGGTCCACCGGGTCCTGAAGGCCCTCCTCCGCCGCACCCTCACCCCGGCCAAGAAGGCGCGCTGGCTGGAAACCTTCCCCCAGGTGGCCGAGCACGCCTCGGAGATGGAAAGGAAGGCGGAGGCCGCGGAACGGGAGCTCACCAAGTACTACATGGCCAAGTGGGCCGAGCTCCACGTGGGGGAGCGCTTCTCGGGCCGGGTCACGGGGGTGGCCTCCTTCGGGGCCTTCGTGAGCCTGCCCAATGGGGTGGAGGGGCTGGTGCGCCTCGAGGCCTTAGGGCCCTTCACCTACAGCGAGGAGGCCCTGGCCCTCCTCGGGCCCAAGGGCGCGCGCATCCGCCTGGGGGACCCCATGGAGGTGGTCATTGCCGGGGCCAACCCCCGCCTGCGGCAAATAGACCTCCTGCCCTACCGCGAGGAGGCCCCAAAGAAGGCCAAGGCGGGGTCCGCCCGAGCCCGGCGGAGGTAA
- the gap gene encoding type I glyceraldehyde-3-phosphate dehydrogenase encodes MKVGINGFGRIGRQVFRILHARGVEVALINDLTDNKTLAHLLKYDSIYRRFPGEVGYDDQNLYVDGKAIRATAVKDPKEIPWREAGVSVVVESTGVFTDAEKAKAHLEAGAKKVIITAPAKGEDVTIVLGVNHEQYDPQTHHILSNASCTTNSLAPVMKVLEEAFGVERALMTTVHSYTNDQRVLDLPHKDLRRARAAAINIIPTTTGAAKATALVLPSLKGRFDGTALRVPTATGSISDITALLKREVTAEEVNAALKAAAEGPLKGILAYTEDEIVLQDIVMDPHSSIVDGKLTKALGNLVKVFAWYDNEWGYANRVADLVELVLKKGV; translated from the coding sequence ATGAAGGTAGGCATCAACGGATTCGGCCGCATCGGGCGTCAGGTCTTCCGCATCCTCCACGCTCGGGGCGTGGAGGTGGCCCTGATCAACGACCTCACGGACAACAAGACCCTGGCCCACCTTCTCAAGTACGATTCCATTTACCGCCGCTTCCCCGGGGAGGTGGGCTACGACGACCAGAACCTCTACGTGGACGGCAAGGCCATCCGGGCCACGGCGGTGAAGGACCCCAAGGAGATCCCCTGGCGGGAGGCGGGGGTGAGCGTGGTGGTGGAGTCCACCGGGGTCTTCACCGACGCGGAGAAGGCCAAGGCCCACCTCGAGGCCGGCGCCAAGAAGGTCATCATCACCGCCCCCGCCAAGGGGGAGGACGTCACCATCGTCCTCGGCGTAAACCACGAGCAGTATGACCCCCAAACGCACCACATCCTCTCCAACGCCTCCTGCACCACCAACTCCCTGGCCCCGGTGATGAAGGTCCTGGAGGAGGCCTTTGGGGTGGAGCGGGCCCTCATGACCACCGTCCACTCCTACACCAACGACCAGCGGGTCCTGGACCTGCCCCATAAGGACCTGCGCCGGGCCCGGGCCGCGGCGATCAACATCATCCCCACCACCACCGGGGCGGCCAAGGCCACGGCCCTGGTCCTTCCCAGCCTCAAGGGGCGCTTTGACGGCACCGCCCTCAGGGTCCCCACGGCCACGGGGAGCATCTCCGACATCACCGCCCTCCTCAAGCGGGAGGTGACCGCGGAGGAGGTGAACGCCGCCCTCAAGGCCGCGGCGGAGGGGCCCTTGAAGGGCATCCTGGCCTACACCGAGGACGAGATCGTCCTGCAGGACATCGTCATGGACCCCCACTCCTCCATCGTGGACGGCAAGCTCACCAAGGCCCTGGGCAACCTGGTGAAGGTCTTCGCCTGGTACGACAACGAGTGGGGCTACGCCAACCGGGTGGCCGACCTGGTGGAGCTGGTCCTCAAGAAGGGGGTCTAG
- a CDS encoding phosphoglycerate kinase — MRTLRDLDPKGKRVLVRVDYNVPIQGGVVQDETRILESLPTLRHLLEGGASLVLLSHLGRPKGPDPKYSLGPVAEALARHLPGVRFVPHPPGSEEAFRAVEGLKAGEVALLENVRFESGEEKNDPGLAARYARLGEAFVLDAFGSAHRAHASVVGVARLLPSYAGFLLEREVKALSRLLQDPEKPYAVVIGGAKVSDKIGVLESLLPKVDRLLIGGAMAFTFLKALGGEVGKSLVEEDRLGLAKDLLSRAEALGVKVYLPVDVVAAQRIEAGVETQVFPADAIPIPYMGLDIGPKTRALFREALSGVKTAFWNGPMGVFEVPPFDEGTLEVGRALSELQGAFTVVGGGDSVAAVNRLGLKDRFSHVSTGGGASLEFLEKGTLPGIEALE; from the coding sequence ATGCGCACCCTGCGGGACCTAGACCCTAAGGGCAAGCGGGTCCTGGTGCGGGTGGACTACAACGTGCCCATCCAAGGAGGGGTGGTCCAGGACGAAACCCGGATCCTGGAAAGCCTCCCCACCCTGCGCCACCTCCTGGAAGGGGGGGCCTCCTTGGTCCTCCTCTCCCACCTGGGCCGCCCCAAGGGGCCGGACCCCAAGTACTCCTTGGGCCCCGTGGCCGAGGCCCTGGCCCGGCACCTCCCCGGGGTGCGCTTCGTCCCCCACCCTCCCGGCTCGGAGGAGGCCTTTAGGGCGGTGGAGGGGCTAAAGGCGGGGGAGGTGGCCCTTTTGGAGAACGTCCGCTTTGAGTCGGGGGAGGAGAAGAACGACCCCGGGCTTGCCGCCCGCTACGCCCGCCTTGGGGAGGCCTTCGTGCTGGACGCCTTCGGGAGCGCCCACCGGGCCCACGCCAGCGTGGTGGGGGTGGCGAGGCTCCTCCCCTCCTACGCGGGCTTCCTCCTGGAGAGGGAGGTGAAGGCCCTTTCCCGCCTTCTCCAAGACCCCGAGAAGCCCTACGCGGTGGTCATCGGGGGGGCCAAGGTCTCCGACAAGATCGGGGTCTTGGAAAGCCTCCTTCCCAAGGTGGACCGCCTCCTCATCGGGGGGGCCATGGCCTTCACCTTCCTTAAGGCCTTGGGGGGCGAGGTGGGGAAGAGCCTGGTGGAGGAGGACCGCCTGGGGCTCGCTAAGGACCTCCTTTCCCGGGCCGAGGCCTTGGGGGTGAAGGTCTACCTCCCCGTGGACGTGGTGGCCGCCCAAAGGATAGAGGCCGGGGTGGAGACCCAGGTCTTCCCCGCGGACGCCATCCCCATCCCCTACATGGGCTTAGACATCGGCCCCAAGACCCGGGCCCTTTTCCGCGAGGCCCTTTCCGGGGTCAAGACCGCCTTCTGGAACGGGCCCATGGGGGTCTTTGAGGTGCCCCCCTTTGACGAGGGGACCCTCGAGGTGGGCCGGGCCCTTTCGGAGCTCCAGGGGGCCTTCACCGTGGTGGGGGGCGGGGACTCGGTGGCCGCGGTGAACCGCCTAGGCCTTAAGGACCGCTTCAGCCACGTGTCCACCGGGGGCGGGGCCAGCCTGGAGTTTTTGGAGAAGGGGACCCTGCCGGGGATTGAGGCCCTGGAGTAG
- the amrB gene encoding AmmeMemoRadiSam system protein B has translation MRLCLNPPQVVPTEGGFLLLDPYGVFPEPVFVTEGGLYLLRLLEGKTLEEVQTELLKQGVLLPKEELEGFVKALEGAGLLLTEEVERRLKEAEEELKRERPMRLAGRSYPEEGEAARAFLRAFRASFPGEGRRAEVLLMPHLEPSRVPEAYGAALASLEKTPPPERIYLLGVAHRPLKEKAAALPVPFATPFGPAEPDLEALQALDALLPFELFNTPLAFREEHSLELPLFFLKGVYPEAKLLPLLIGERSPELGEALRVLMGEFPGLLVLAVDLSHVGPRFGDRPLDPALAEAAREKDLGFLERLARGEAEGALAHLGRNPTRIDAVEVAATLLPLLEGRQGAVLAYRLDLEAPTLSAVGAGTVAF, from the coding sequence ATGAGGCTTTGCCTAAACCCACCCCAGGTGGTCCCTACGGAAGGGGGGTTTCTGCTCCTGGACCCCTACGGGGTTTTTCCGGAGCCCGTCTTTGTCACGGAGGGGGGGCTTTACCTCCTGAGGCTCCTCGAGGGGAAGACCCTGGAGGAGGTCCAGACCGAACTCCTAAAGCAGGGGGTCCTCCTCCCCAAGGAGGAGCTGGAAGGGTTCGTCAAGGCCCTAGAAGGCGCAGGCCTCCTCCTCACGGAGGAGGTGGAACGGAGGCTCAAGGAGGCGGAGGAGGAGCTCAAGCGCGAGCGCCCCATGCGCCTGGCGGGCCGCTCCTACCCCGAGGAAGGAGAGGCCGCCCGGGCCTTCCTGAGGGCCTTCCGGGCCAGCTTCCCCGGGGAAGGGCGAAGGGCCGAGGTCCTCCTCATGCCCCACCTGGAGCCCTCCCGGGTCCCCGAGGCCTACGGGGCGGCCCTGGCGAGCCTGGAGAAGACCCCGCCCCCCGAAAGGATTTACCTCCTCGGGGTGGCCCACCGGCCCCTCAAGGAGAAGGCCGCGGCCCTCCCCGTGCCCTTCGCCACCCCCTTCGGCCCCGCCGAGCCCGACCTAGAAGCCCTCCAGGCCCTGGACGCCCTCCTGCCTTTTGAGCTCTTCAACACCCCTTTAGCCTTCCGGGAGGAACACAGCCTGGAGCTTCCCCTCTTCTTCTTGAAAGGGGTCTACCCCGAGGCCAAGCTCCTCCCCCTTCTCATCGGGGAGCGGAGCCCCGAGCTCGGGGAGGCCCTTAGGGTGCTCATGGGGGAGTTCCCGGGCCTTTTGGTGCTGGCGGTGGACCTCTCCCACGTGGGGCCCCGCTTCGGGGACCGGCCCTTAGACCCCGCCCTGGCGGAGGCCGCCCGGGAAAAGGACCTGGGCTTCCTGGAGAGGCTCGCCCGGGGGGAGGCGGAAGGGGCCCTGGCCCACCTGGGGAGGAACCCCACCCGCATTGACGCGGTGGAGGTGGCGGCCACCCTCCTCCCCCTCCTAGAGGGGCGGCAGGGGGCGGTCCTGGCCTACCGGCTGGACCTCGAGGCCCCCACCCTAAGCGCCGTGGGGGCGGGGACCGTAGCCTTCTAG
- a CDS encoding acyl-CoA thioesterase: MEHLTRIKVRYAETDQMGVVHHSVYAVYLEAARVDFLEGVGLPYHEVEARGVFFPVVELGLTFRAPARFGEEVLVRTRLAELSSRALRFAYRVEGPKGLLAEGFTRHLCQVEGRAARIPEAILQRLRPYTMGP; this comes from the coding sequence ATGGAGCACCTGACCCGCATCAAGGTCCGCTACGCGGAAACCGACCAGATGGGGGTGGTCCACCACTCGGTCTACGCGGTCTACCTCGAGGCCGCCCGGGTGGACTTCCTGGAGGGGGTGGGCCTGCCCTACCACGAGGTGGAGGCGAGGGGGGTCTTCTTCCCCGTGGTGGAGCTTGGCCTCACCTTCCGCGCCCCCGCCCGCTTTGGGGAGGAGGTCCTCGTGCGCACCCGCCTGGCGGAGCTCTCCTCCCGCGCCCTCCGCTTCGCCTACCGGGTGGAGGGGCCCAAGGGACTCCTTGCCGAAGGCTTCACCCGCCACCTCTGCCAGGTGGAGGGGCGGGCCGCCCGCATCCCCGAGGCCATCCTACAGCGCCTCAGGCCCTATACAATGGGCCCATGA
- a CDS encoding ribosome-binding factor A has product MGHGRAHLESQLKRALAEEIRGLDDPRLFLLTVEGVELSPDGRLLTVYVEAFGEAGEALKALARLSSRLQSALARRVRLRHLPRLEFRPWST; this is encoded by the coding sequence ATGGGGCATGGAAGGGCCCACCTGGAATCCCAACTGAAGCGGGCCCTGGCCGAGGAGATCCGGGGGTTGGATGACCCCCGGCTTTTCCTCCTCACCGTGGAGGGGGTGGAGCTTTCCCCGGACGGCCGCCTCCTCACGGTCTACGTGGAGGCCTTCGGGGAGGCGGGGGAGGCCCTTAAGGCCTTGGCGCGCCTCTCTTCCCGCCTGCAGTCCGCCCTGGCCCGCCGCGTGCGCCTGCGCCACCTTCCCCGCCTGGAGTTCCGCCCATGGAGCACCTGA
- a CDS encoding aspartate aminotransferase family protein: protein MTDAFTLFERHVNPGLAGLLRFTGLDRVESHAEGPYVWDTTGKRYLDFLGLYGTLNLGHRHPKVVEAVKRQLDRMPMSVRVLVSEPTARLAAKLAEITPEGLEMVFFGNSGAEAVEAAIKLARAHTGRPTLVTTEGGFHGKTMGALSLTPRPQYQDPAKPLLPGVRVVPYGDLKALEEAMDETVAAVIVEPVQGEGGIRVPPEGYLRGVRELTRRWGALMIADEVQTGLGRTGKLWGVEWEAVAPDLLTSAKALGGGVMPIGACVGRPEVFSVFKENPLYHSSTFGGNPLAAAAALAAIEVTLEENLPQRALEVGAYLMEGLKGLAEAFPHLIAEVRGRGLMLGVEFQDADIGALVVAELAERGVLTAFGLNNPKVVRLEPPLIIGKEHVDEALSALEESLKATEKALEGLL from the coding sequence ATGACCGATGCCTTCACCCTTTTTGAGCGGCACGTGAACCCTGGCCTTGCGGGCCTTCTCCGCTTCACGGGCCTGGACCGGGTGGAGTCCCACGCGGAAGGGCCCTACGTCTGGGATACCACGGGGAAGCGCTACCTGGACTTCCTGGGCCTCTACGGCACCCTGAACCTGGGCCACCGCCACCCCAAGGTGGTGGAGGCGGTGAAGCGCCAGCTGGACCGCATGCCCATGTCCGTGCGGGTCCTGGTCTCCGAGCCCACCGCCAGGCTCGCCGCCAAGCTCGCGGAGATCACCCCCGAGGGCCTGGAGATGGTCTTCTTCGGCAACTCCGGGGCGGAGGCGGTGGAGGCGGCCATCAAGCTCGCCCGGGCCCACACGGGCCGCCCCACCCTGGTGACCACCGAGGGGGGGTTCCACGGGAAGACCATGGGGGCGCTTTCCCTCACCCCCAGGCCCCAGTACCAGGACCCGGCCAAGCCCCTCCTTCCCGGGGTGCGGGTGGTGCCCTACGGGGACCTTAAGGCCCTGGAAGAGGCCATGGACGAGACCGTGGCCGCGGTGATCGTGGAGCCCGTCCAGGGGGAAGGGGGGATCCGGGTGCCCCCGGAAGGGTACCTGAGGGGCGTGCGGGAGCTCACCCGGAGGTGGGGCGCCCTGATGATCGCTGACGAGGTGCAGACCGGCCTAGGCCGCACGGGGAAGCTTTGGGGTGTAGAATGGGAAGCGGTCGCCCCGGACCTCCTCACCAGCGCCAAGGCCCTAGGGGGTGGGGTGATGCCCATCGGGGCCTGCGTGGGGCGGCCTGAGGTGTTCTCGGTCTTCAAGGAAAACCCCCTCTACCACTCCTCCACCTTCGGCGGCAACCCCCTGGCCGCGGCGGCGGCCCTGGCGGCCATCGAGGTCACCCTGGAGGAAAACCTGCCCCAGCGGGCCCTGGAGGTGGGGGCTTACCTGATGGAGGGGCTTAAGGGCTTGGCCGAGGCCTTCCCCCACCTCATCGCCGAGGTGCGGGGCCGGGGGCTCATGCTGGGGGTGGAGTTCCAGGACGCGGACATCGGGGCCCTGGTGGTGGCGGAGCTGGCCGAAAGGGGGGTTCTCACCGCCTTCGGGCTCAACAACCCCAAGGTGGTGCGCCTCGAGCCCCCCCTCATCATCGGCAAGGAACACGTGGACGAGGCCCTTTCCGCCCTGGAGGAAAGCCTCAAGGCCACGGAAAAAGCCCTGGAAGGGCTCTTATAG